A single Candidatus Dadabacteria bacterium DNA region contains:
- a CDS encoding HAD-IIA family hydrolase — translation MDFQNSFDHFVFDLDGVIYSGEKAIGNSPEVLETLRKNKKGIRFITNNPSRSPSDYAKKLRRLGIRSHDSEFVTSPMATASMIREKLSSEKWKTVFIAGSDYLKNEVRETGLVEVSGNDSLGADLVVIGSHPGFNLEEIKTASIAIGNGADFIGTNADFFYPCEHGRAPATGALLASVEAASGKKAVTSGKPEKYMFDILEKSGVAPTKKTLLVGDSLRTDIAGGEKAGYSTALVMTGVTKKTDLKGNVIKPDFILKNVFFLLKPL, via the coding sequence ATGGATTTTCAAAATTCGTTTGATCATTTCGTCTTTGACCTAGACGGGGTTATATATTCCGGCGAAAAGGCCATCGGCAACTCCCCCGAGGTGCTAGAGACATTAAGAAAGAATAAAAAGGGGATACGCTTTATAACCAACAACCCCTCGCGGTCTCCTTCTGACTATGCCAAAAAACTCAGAAGACTCGGAATTCGGTCGCACGATAGTGAGTTCGTAACCTCCCCCATGGCAACCGCTTCTATGATAAGGGAAAAACTTTCATCAGAGAAATGGAAAACGGTCTTCATAGCCGGAAGCGATTACCTGAAGAACGAGGTCAGGGAGACGGGACTGGTTGAAGTTTCAGGAAATGACTCTCTCGGCGCAGACCTCGTGGTGATAGGAAGTCACCCGGGATTTAATCTTGAGGAAATAAAGACCGCTTCCATAGCAATCGGAAACGGCGCAGACTTCATCGGAACAAACGCAGACTTCTTCTACCCTTGCGAACACGGCCGGGCCCCTGCTACAGGAGCCCTCCTCGCATCGGTGGAAGCCGCATCGGGGAAGAAAGCGGTTACATCTGGGAAACCCGAAAAATACATGTTCGATATTCTGGAGAAAAGTGGAGTGGCACCCACGAAAAAAACTCTTCTGGTCGGAGACAGTCTCCGAACCGACATTGCCGGAGGGGAAAAAGCAGGGTACAGCACAGCACTTGTAATGACAGGAGTTACTAAAAAAACCGATCTTAAGGGCAATGTAATAAAGCCCGATTTCATCCTTAAGAACGTCTTTTTTCTTCTAAAACCGCTGTGA
- a CDS encoding PTS fructose transporter subunit IIA gives MFSIVVITHGELAKELISAVNFILPEKPRVKMTAVSIDASRDSKDFDKKIRASVDSVDEGDGILLVTDMFGGTPSNISLMFLESGEMEVISGVNLPMLLKLGTVEEKTTLKEAVQLAAKAGRDNIIVASELLSKNG, from the coding sequence ATGTTTTCTATAGTGGTGATCACGCACGGAGAGCTCGCAAAGGAGCTTATATCGGCAGTGAACTTCATTCTGCCCGAGAAACCTAGGGTCAAGATGACCGCAGTCTCAATAGACGCCTCAAGAGACTCCAAGGATTTTGACAAAAAGATAAGGGCTTCAGTCGATAGCGTCGACGAGGGAGATGGGATACTGCTCGTAACGGACATGTTCGGAGGAACCCCCTCCAATATAAGCCTGATGTTTCTTGAAAGCGGCGAAATGGAGGTGATTTCAGGGGTGAATCTGCCAATGCTTTTAAAACTCGGCACCGTTGAGGAAAAAACCACTCTCAAAGAAGCAGTACAACTCGCGGCCAAGGCGGGAAGAGACAACATAATAGTGGCAAGTGAACTTCTTAGTAAAAACGGTTAG
- the rapZ gene encoding RNase adapter RapZ encodes MERIIILSGLSGSGKSTAAKALEDLGFFCVDNMPPELLFSFIDLCGKSLTQIKKAVAVIDIRIPVKDTLYDFEKVLEKIRESAERVDLVFLECSEETIVKRYKETRRIHPLGSEKTLTEGISEEKQILANIRELSDKRIDTSTLSVHDLKAIIEKIAGTTDKQTPLITLLSFGYRYGVPEDADLVFDVRFLKNPHFTESLRDLDGTRGEVVDFVMSDKASREFLEKLCSFLRFLIPKYSEEGKSYLTLGIGCTGGKHRSVVMADALGESLSEYSAIIRHRDINKL; translated from the coding sequence ATGGAACGGATAATAATACTGAGCGGACTTTCCGGTTCGGGAAAAAGCACGGCGGCGAAAGCACTTGAAGATCTGGGCTTTTTCTGCGTTGACAACATGCCTCCCGAACTTCTTTTCTCTTTTATCGACCTCTGCGGAAAATCTCTTACACAGATAAAAAAAGCGGTCGCAGTCATTGATATACGGATACCGGTAAAAGATACGCTTTACGATTTCGAAAAAGTGCTGGAAAAGATAAGAGAGTCAGCTGAGAGGGTCGATCTTGTGTTTCTTGAATGCTCTGAAGAGACAATCGTTAAAAGATACAAGGAGACAAGGAGAATTCATCCGCTTGGAAGCGAGAAGACGCTTACCGAAGGAATATCAGAGGAAAAGCAAATCCTGGCAAATATACGAGAGCTCTCGGACAAGCGCATAGACACAAGCACTCTCAGCGTTCACGACCTGAAAGCGATCATAGAAAAAATTGCCGGGACAACCGACAAGCAGACCCCTCTTATCACCCTTCTCTCTTTCGGCTACAGGTACGGGGTTCCCGAAGACGCGGATCTGGTTTTCGACGTTCGGTTTCTGAAAAATCCCCACTTCACAGAATCCTTGAGAGACCTTGATGGAACTAGAGGCGAAGTCGTGGACTTTGTCATGTCGGATAAAGCTTCGCGGGAGTTTCTGGAGAAGCTGTGCTCGTTTCTGCGCTTTTTGATCCCTAAATATTCAGAGGAAGGAAAGTCCTATCTTACCCTGGGGATAGGTTGCACCGGCGGGAAGCACCGCTCCGTAGTCATGGCCGATGCTCTTGGCGAAAGCCTTTCCGAATATTCCGCGATTATTAGACACAGGGATATAAATAAGCTATAA
- the hprK gene encoding HPr(Ser) kinase/phosphatase encodes MKNSENSHSISVGDFYGKFGEKLGLEPISGENGLERRIISPSAKKPGLRMIEKKIELERGNIQVLGRTEISYINGFPDRTQKKIISNLLSNDIPCFILSKGASPEKSFIEHFEKEGIPLFTTTLGTGKFITILNELLAEEFATRITVHGVLLDVHHTGVLILGKSGIGKSECAIDLIIQGSKLIADDVVEIRKIGSQTLVGVGPENIRYLVEVRGIGIVNIKDLFGTTCVMEKREIDMVVELHQWNSETEYDRLGLDTKTYSILDIELPYIVLPVSPGRNMASVIDVAVRNQILKETGKKIEIPSGTRE; translated from the coding sequence ATGAAAAACTCTGAAAACAGCCATTCCATCTCAGTCGGAGACTTTTACGGAAAATTCGGAGAAAAGCTCGGTCTTGAACCTATTTCCGGAGAAAACGGGCTTGAAAGACGCATTATTTCACCAAGTGCCAAGAAACCGGGATTAAGGATGATAGAAAAGAAAATAGAACTCGAGCGCGGAAACATACAAGTGCTCGGCAGAACAGAAATCTCCTACATAAACGGGTTTCCCGACAGAACCCAAAAAAAAATAATATCAAATCTTCTGTCAAACGATATTCCCTGCTTCATACTCTCAAAGGGAGCTAGCCCAGAAAAATCTTTTATCGAGCATTTTGAAAAAGAAGGGATACCGCTTTTTACAACAACCCTAGGCACGGGGAAATTCATAACCATTCTCAATGAACTGCTCGCCGAGGAATTTGCAACCCGTATAACAGTTCACGGAGTGCTTCTTGACGTGCATCATACGGGAGTCCTGATTCTCGGGAAAAGCGGAATCGGGAAAAGCGAATGCGCAATCGACCTTATAATACAGGGCTCGAAGCTTATCGCGGACGACGTGGTCGAAATAAGGAAAATAGGCTCCCAGACACTCGTCGGAGTGGGTCCCGAGAACATAAGGTACCTTGTGGAGGTAAGGGGAATAGGCATAGTGAACATAAAGGACCTTTTCGGAACCACCTGCGTTATGGAAAAAAGAGAAATCGATATGGTTGTAGAACTTCACCAATGGAACTCCGAAACGGAATACGATCGCCTTGGCTTGGACACAAAAACTTACTCCATACTCGACATAGAACTGCCGTACATAGTGCTGCCTGTGAGTCCGGGAAGAAATATGGCGTCTGTAATAGACGTGGCGGTGCGAAACCAGATACTTAAGGAGACCGGTAAGAAAATCGAGATTCCGTCCGGCACTCGGGAATAA
- a CDS encoding PTS sugar transporter subunit IIA: protein MKISECLEKNSVFPELASTTKPDVLRELSEKVADAVPRLNVQRLSETLVEREGLCSTAIDSGVAIPHVKLLDIPDITIAFARSETGVDFDSLDGEKTHLFAVLITPENCPTETRITLLARISRIFGQNDVRSKLIASKGASDIYNLLIEEDEKL from the coding sequence GTGAAAATCTCTGAATGCCTGGAGAAAAATTCCGTATTTCCCGAACTCGCTTCGACAACAAAACCGGACGTGCTGCGGGAGCTTTCGGAAAAAGTCGCAGACGCCGTGCCCAGGCTTAACGTGCAGAGGCTAAGCGAAACCCTAGTTGAACGAGAGGGGCTGTGCAGCACGGCGATTGATTCCGGAGTGGCGATTCCGCACGTAAAACTCCTCGACATTCCGGATATAACCATAGCTTTTGCCAGAAGCGAGACGGGGGTTGACTTCGACTCGCTAGACGGAGAAAAAACCCATCTTTTCGCCGTTTTGATAACTCCTGAGAACTGTCCCACGGAAACCCGGATAACCCTGCTTGCGCGGATATCCAGGATATTCGGACAAAACGACGTAAGGTCAAAACTTATTGCGTCAAAGGGGGCTTCTGATATTTACAACCTGTTGATTGAAGAAGATGAAAAACTCTGA
- a CDS encoding HPF/RaiA family ribosome-associated protein — protein MKTDIITKNISDKRRSEHFKRYAMKKMPKLQRYIDPDRHPSEARIILSAEKLRNNAEITISSGPVKAAASVETEEMHSAIDKLFDTIIKQLRRRTDKQLSLRRRNVSKTPSAARVQRAETENNLRVDHQHLSPKPMSVAEALLQLDASEEDFVAFRNSETLEMNVVYKKADSKKVGLLTP, from the coding sequence ATGAAAACCGATATCATCACGAAAAACATTTCCGATAAAAGAAGGTCGGAACATTTCAAACGTTACGCGATGAAGAAAATGCCAAAACTCCAGAGGTACATAGACCCAGACAGACATCCGTCAGAGGCAAGAATAATTCTTTCAGCGGAGAAACTCAGAAACAATGCGGAAATAACAATCAGCTCGGGCCCCGTAAAAGCGGCCGCTTCGGTAGAAACGGAGGAAATGCACTCAGCAATAGACAAGCTTTTCGACACGATCATAAAACAACTGCGGAGAAGAACAGATAAACAGCTGAGCCTGAGAAGAAGAAACGTCTCGAAGACCCCTTCCGCCGCACGTGTGCAGAGGGCCGAGACGGAAAACAATCTGAGGGTAGATCACCAGCACCTAAGTCCCAAGCCCATGAGCGTTGCGGAAGCACTGCTGCAGCTTGACGCGTCCGAAGAGGATTTCGTGGCTTTCAGAAACAGCGAAACGCTTGAAATGAATGTCGTTTACAAAAAAGCCGATTCGAAAAAGGTAGGACTTCTTACACCCTGA
- the rpoN gene encoding RNA polymerase factor sigma-54, translating into MSGFGLAQTPNVVQKQKLILTQHLRLFLSLVQMNTVELREYLEEQLIENPALEEDPDSSLETEKEDPGESLLNELGPTETDYPVPEEFSAEISEETTWEDQIPNQDSLFEHLHWQLSMTDFSERQKQIASLIIGNINEDGYLEIELGEIARLLETEGSSEADGDRMAEVIQVAEKIRTTFDPIGVGSRSLSECLVAQILDLGYEKKSPVMRAVENHIDDLGRKDYEKICAELDISKEEILEIEAVITSLEPKPGRPYYTKDATRNIIPDFYVYKVGDDLQMQSNRSFPKLRISSYCKKILSDRANLTGETTDYLREKIEVAQRIVRCIEERETTIRKVMEKIVDEQREFFDHGSAHIKPLKLKDVADTVGIHESTVSRITSRKYIQCPQGIVELKKLFSRGVRSSNGQKISLEKIKSMIREIVDEEPAQCAFSDEDISRILSMKNVKVARRTVAKYRKILGIPSSSKRLSKEV; encoded by the coding sequence ATGAGTGGATTCGGTCTTGCACAGACCCCTAACGTAGTACAGAAGCAAAAGCTCATACTCACCCAGCATCTCAGGCTTTTTCTAAGCCTGGTACAGATGAACACGGTTGAGCTCAGGGAATACCTAGAGGAACAGCTCATAGAGAACCCCGCCCTGGAAGAAGATCCAGATTCATCTCTGGAAACGGAAAAAGAAGATCCGGGAGAATCTCTTCTAAATGAACTCGGCCCGACGGAAACCGACTACCCGGTACCCGAAGAGTTTTCTGCGGAAATAAGCGAGGAAACCACCTGGGAAGACCAGATTCCAAATCAGGATTCTTTGTTTGAGCACCTTCACTGGCAGCTGTCAATGACCGATTTCAGCGAACGGCAAAAGCAGATAGCTTCGCTTATCATCGGCAACATAAACGAGGACGGATACCTTGAGATTGAACTTGGGGAAATAGCAAGACTGCTTGAAACAGAAGGCTCATCTGAAGCAGACGGTGACCGCATGGCGGAGGTAATACAGGTAGCCGAGAAGATACGCACTACGTTTGATCCCATAGGAGTCGGTTCCCGCTCCCTTTCCGAGTGTCTCGTCGCACAAATTCTGGACCTCGGTTACGAAAAGAAAAGTCCCGTTATGCGGGCAGTAGAGAACCATATCGACGATCTCGGCAGAAAAGACTACGAGAAGATCTGTGCCGAACTTGACATAAGCAAGGAAGAGATACTGGAAATTGAAGCCGTAATAACTTCCCTTGAGCCAAAACCTGGGCGGCCTTATTACACTAAAGACGCGACTAGAAACATCATTCCCGACTTCTACGTGTACAAGGTGGGAGATGACTTGCAGATGCAGTCAAATAGGAGTTTTCCGAAACTCAGAATAAGTTCCTACTGCAAAAAGATTCTCTCCGACCGTGCGAACCTAACGGGAGAGACCACGGACTATCTGCGGGAAAAAATCGAAGTGGCCCAGAGAATCGTCCGCTGCATCGAAGAGCGCGAGACTACAATACGCAAAGTTATGGAGAAAATCGTCGATGAGCAAAGGGAGTTTTTCGATCACGGCAGCGCTCACATAAAACCCCTGAAGCTAAAGGACGTGGCTGACACCGTGGGCATTCATGAATCAACCGTGAGTCGTATAACAAGCAGAAAATACATACAATGCCCCCAAGGAATAGTAGAACTTAAAAAGCTTTTCTCAAGAGGAGTCCGCTCATCCAACGGACAAAAGATTTCGCTTGAGAAAATTAAATCAATGATCAGGGAAATAGTTGATGAAGAACCGGCCCAGTGTGCGTTCTCGGACGAAGATATATCCAGGATACTCTCCATGAAAAATGTAAAGGTTGCGAGAAGAACGGTTGCAAAATACAGAAAAATACTCGGCATACCCAGTTCATCAAAAAGACTCTCAAAGGAGGTTTGA
- a CDS encoding peptide ABC transporter substrate-binding protein, producing the protein MEYKKTFLVLVMIVAGLFITSCGDDDDDETLTILYWQAPTIANPYLTGGTKDVDASALILEPLANYDEEGRLVPRLAEEIPTVDNGGVSEDMTTITWKLKEEILWSDGTPLTVEDVIFTHRYLCSLPGTEDVCDFVPIGNVDPVEDSPLSIKITFTSPVIYPYTLFVGASSPILQKAQFANCVGETAQECVTENLYPVGTGAYKITDFSISESDTETNSTLTYEINEHFRATDRLFPKVVIKGGGDAVTAARAVLEKGEADYAWNLQIDPQTLRSLQEVGEATVRPAFASLVEQLVVNFSNPDPDLGDRRSEWSEGNNPHPFLTDPAVRKALSLAIDRGHIAEQLYGAAGRAACNIIPAPLQYVSPNNQDCLTQNIEQARTLLAQAGWTPGADGIREKDGVRLKILYQTSTNSVRQGTQELIQGWWRDIGVEAELKSINAGVFFSSDPDNPGNLWRFYADVEMYANGTSSIDPQNYLSSWLTTEIPGSENDWLGGNVSRWSNQEYDDLYQELTRTPIGPDRENLVIRMNDMLVQNHVVIPLVDRAFVSAFSNSLKGVRVNGWDSELWNIHEWYRE; encoded by the coding sequence ATGGAATACAAAAAAACATTCTTAGTCTTGGTCATGATAGTCGCGGGACTCTTTATAACTTCCTGTGGAGATGACGATGATGATGAAACCCTGACCATACTTTACTGGCAAGCCCCTACTATCGCCAATCCTTATCTTACCGGCGGGACTAAGGATGTTGATGCTAGTGCTTTGATCTTAGAGCCCCTGGCGAACTATGATGAGGAAGGAAGGTTAGTACCTCGCCTAGCTGAGGAGATTCCGACCGTGGATAATGGCGGCGTATCAGAAGATATGACCACGATTACCTGGAAGCTTAAAGAAGAAATTCTTTGGTCCGACGGCACTCCTCTAACGGTCGAAGATGTTATATTTACCCACAGGTACTTGTGTTCTCTGCCAGGAACAGAAGATGTGTGTGATTTCGTACCCATAGGGAATGTGGATCCTGTCGAGGATTCCCCGCTTAGTATCAAAATTACCTTCACTTCCCCTGTAATCTATCCATATACCCTCTTTGTGGGGGCCTCTTCCCCTATTCTGCAAAAGGCGCAGTTTGCAAACTGTGTCGGTGAGACAGCTCAGGAATGTGTCACGGAAAATCTATATCCAGTTGGGACGGGGGCCTATAAAATCACCGATTTCTCAATCAGTGAGTCAGATACAGAAACTAATTCAACTCTCACTTATGAAATCAACGAACATTTCCGCGCAACCGACCGACTATTCCCCAAAGTGGTAATAAAAGGTGGCGGGGATGCCGTCACTGCTGCGCGGGCCGTCCTAGAGAAAGGTGAAGCTGACTATGCCTGGAATCTGCAAATAGACCCTCAAACTCTCAGATCTTTGCAGGAAGTCGGCGAGGCAACGGTTCGACCGGCCTTTGCCTCACTTGTTGAACAATTGGTAGTAAACTTCTCCAATCCCGATCCAGATCTGGGAGACCGACGCTCCGAGTGGTCAGAAGGCAATAACCCTCATCCCTTCCTGACCGACCCGGCAGTGCGCAAGGCCTTGTCCTTAGCCATTGACCGCGGACATATCGCCGAGCAACTCTACGGTGCCGCGGGCAGGGCAGCCTGCAATATTATTCCGGCCCCTCTCCAGTACGTTTCACCAAATAACCAGGACTGCCTGACCCAGAATATCGAGCAAGCAAGAACCCTGCTTGCTCAGGCCGGATGGACACCCGGCGCCGACGGCATCCGGGAAAAAGACGGAGTCCGACTGAAAATTCTTTATCAGACCTCTACCAACTCGGTTCGCCAAGGTACTCAGGAACTGATTCAGGGATGGTGGAGGGATATAGGGGTGGAAGCCGAGTTGAAGAGCATTAACGCAGGTGTTTTCTTTAGCAGTGATCCGGATAACCCCGGCAACCTCTGGAGATTTTATGCCGATGTTGAAATGTATGCCAACGGAACATCATCCATTGATCCGCAGAACTATTTGTCAAGCTGGCTAACTACTGAGATTCCCGGCTCCGAAAATGACTGGTTGGGCGGCAACGTATCTCGCTGGTCCAACCAGGAGTACGATGATCTCTATCAGGAACTGACGCGGACCCCTATCGGCCCAGATCGCGAAAACCTAGTCATTCGAATGAATGATATGTTGGTTCAGAACCATGTAGTGATTCCCTTGGTTGACCGGGCTTTCGTCTCGGCTTTCAGTAACAGCCTAAAAGGGGTACGGGTAAACGGATGGGACTCTGAACTGTGGAATATCCACGAGTGGTACCGGGAGTAA
- a CDS encoding DUF2905 domain-containing protein: MNVSEAARIIIILGAVLIALGVMLPYVAKLDFFGKLPGDIKIEKGNFSLYFPIATCIVLSILLTLLGNLFFRK, from the coding sequence GTGAACGTAAGTGAAGCCGCAAGAATCATAATCATTCTCGGTGCGGTGCTAATAGCACTCGGAGTCATGTTGCCTTATGTGGCGAAACTTGATTTCTTCGGGAAACTTCCTGGAGATATAAAAATCGAAAAAGGGAACTTCAGTCTCTATTTTCCGATCGCAACCTGCATAGTGCTGAGCATCCTGCTCACGCTTCTGGGCAATCTTTTCTTCAGAAAATAA
- the leuD gene encoding 3-isopropylmalate dehydratase small subunit, translated as MEKLQKVSGKVAALDRMNVDTDQIIPKQFLKRIERTGFGEFLFFDWKYNDDGTLNEDFELNQTRYTDACILLTQENFGSGSSREHAPWAIREAGFRIILAPSFADIFYNNCFKNSILPIVLSKDRTDELFRIVLENEGYSLEVDLVEKSVTGKGISFSFEIDDFKRKVLLEGLDDISQTLELENSIEKYEKLFVNERVWVLPDERKSL; from the coding sequence ATGGAGAAACTTCAAAAGGTATCGGGAAAAGTAGCGGCTCTTGACAGAATGAACGTCGACACCGACCAGATAATCCCCAAGCAGTTCCTAAAACGCATCGAGAGAACGGGGTTCGGAGAATTTCTGTTTTTTGACTGGAAATATAACGACGACGGGACCTTAAACGAGGATTTCGAGCTCAACCAGACGAGATACACAGACGCGTGCATACTTCTGACCCAGGAGAATTTCGGAAGCGGAAGCTCTAGGGAACACGCTCCTTGGGCGATAAGGGAAGCGGGATTCAGGATAATTTTGGCTCCCTCCTTCGCAGATATTTTCTACAACAACTGTTTTAAGAACTCGATACTTCCCATAGTCCTCTCTAAAGACAGAACGGATGAGTTATTCCGCATTGTATTGGAGAATGAAGGTTATTCCCTTGAGGTTGACTTGGTTGAGAAATCCGTAACGGGGAAAGGGATAAGTTTTTCATTCGAGATAGACGATTTCAAAAGAAAAGTGCTTCTTGAAGGGCTTGATGACATATCGCAGACCCTTGAGTTAGAAAACAGCATAGAAAAGTATGAAAAACTTTTCGTGAACGAAAGAGTGTGGGTTCTTCCTGACGAGCGGAAAAGCCTTTAA
- the leuC gene encoding 3-isopropylmalate dehydratase large subunit, with product MAGKTLFDKIWESHLVHEEEGKPSLLYIDLHLVHEVTSPQAFEGLRITGREVRRPDLTFATMDHNVPTTDRSGPISDPISAKQIEALRQNCKDFGITLFGIRINNHSQGIVHVIGPELGLTRPGMTIVCGDSHTSTHGAFGSLAFGIGTSEVEHVLATQCLRQNRPKVFEIKVEGERQYGVTAKDIILGIIGHIGTAGATGTVVEYRGEAIEALSMEERMTVCNMSIEGGARAGMIAPDQKTFEYVKGRRYAPKDGNYEKALEHWQTLRTDSDAVFDKSVTLDARKIAPQVSWGTNPGMVTDVTSKVPDPMECEDQSKRKSMEQALEYMDLKANTPITDIHVDRVFIGSCTNSRMEDLLAVAKLVKGRKVADGVNAMVVPGSQLVKKKAEEMELHRIFTEAGFEWRESGCSMCLGMNPDILAPGERCASTSNRNFEGRQGKGGRTHLVSPIMAAAAAITGHFVDVRGWEMEKGI from the coding sequence ATGGCAGGAAAAACTCTTTTTGACAAAATCTGGGAATCACACCTCGTTCACGAAGAAGAAGGCAAACCGTCCCTTCTATACATAGATCTTCACCTCGTTCACGAAGTTACCTCCCCTCAGGCGTTTGAAGGGCTGAGAATTACGGGACGAGAAGTAAGAAGGCCTGACCTTACTTTCGCCACGATGGATCATAACGTGCCGACCACCGACCGCAGCGGACCAATTTCGGATCCCATATCCGCAAAACAGATAGAAGCCCTGCGGCAAAACTGCAAGGATTTCGGAATAACGCTCTTCGGAATAAGAATAAACAACCACTCCCAAGGCATAGTGCACGTTATCGGTCCCGAACTCGGCCTTACAAGACCCGGGATGACCATAGTGTGCGGAGACAGTCACACTTCCACCCACGGAGCGTTCGGATCACTCGCCTTCGGTATAGGAACAAGCGAAGTGGAGCACGTTCTGGCGACGCAGTGCTTAAGACAGAACCGTCCGAAGGTGTTTGAAATAAAGGTCGAGGGCGAACGCCAGTACGGGGTTACCGCAAAGGACATAATCCTGGGCATAATCGGACATATAGGAACCGCGGGAGCCACCGGGACCGTGGTGGAATACCGAGGAGAAGCGATAGAGGCTCTTTCCATGGAAGAGAGGATGACGGTGTGCAACATGTCGATAGAGGGGGGAGCCAGGGCCGGAATGATAGCACCCGATCAAAAGACCTTCGAGTACGTAAAGGGCCGCCGGTACGCACCGAAAGACGGCAATTACGAAAAAGCCCTCGAACACTGGCAGACTCTCCGCACGGACTCCGACGCCGTTTTCGATAAATCAGTCACTCTTGACGCCCGCAAGATAGCTCCACAGGTAAGCTGGGGAACCAACCCGGGAATGGTAACGGACGTAACTTCAAAAGTACCCGATCCCATGGAGTGCGAAGACCAAAGCAAGAGAAAATCAATGGAACAGGCTCTTGAATACATGGACCTCAAGGCAAATACCCCGATAACGGACATACACGTTGACAGGGTGTTCATAGGTTCCTGCACGAATTCTAGAATGGAAGATCTGCTGGCGGTTGCGAAGCTCGTAAAAGGCAGAAAAGTAGCCGATGGAGTAAACGCAATGGTGGTTCCAGGCTCCCAGCTTGTAAAGAAAAAGGCAGAGGAAATGGAACTTCACAGGATATTTACCGAGGCCGGATTCGAGTGGCGCGAGTCGGGATGCAGCATGTGTCTTGGAATGAACCCGGACATACTGGCCCCCGGGGAAAGATGCGCCAGCACATCCAACAGAAATTTCGAGGGTCGCCAGGGAAAAGGTGGAAGAACCCATCTGGTAAGCCCCATAATGGCGGCTGCAGCGGCAATCACGGGACATTTCGTGGACGTGCGCGGCTGGGAAATGGAAAAGGGAATCTGA